DNA sequence from the Bdellovibrio sp. ArHS genome:
CGTTGTGAAAATAATCAACGTTAAGTTGGGATAGCGTAATCCGGCCTGATAATAGGCGGCTAAAAGATGTCTTGTTTTTTTTCTTGCGCGTCCCTGGGCAGAGGCGAAATCTTGAACGACGGGGCCATAGACAAAATCAGATATTTCCCGAATCAGAGCGGCGCGATTAGGGAAGTAGTGATAAAGCGCCATGGGCGTCACCTCAAGATAAGTGGCCAGTCCTCGCAAAGAAAAATCTGCGGGTCCTTTTTTTTCCAACAGCTCGAGGGCGGCTTTCACGATAGTTTCAAGTTGGATTCCGTTTTCGCGACGGGGTCGTCCTCTTTTTACAGTCATCGCACGACTTGGTATTCAGTTTGAACTAACCCTGAAGGAAAGGTTGTCGTTTTAATATGCTTTACTGAAATATCGTCGGTCACCGCGCCAAAGAGACGACGTCCTTCGCCGATCAATACGGGAACCGTTGTGATGACCATATCCTTAATCAAATTTTCGCGCAGGAAGGATTGAATCGTTTGTCCTCCGTCGACGTAAACTCTTTTCCACCCCTTCGTTTCTAGCGCGGCCATCAGGTCTTGAGGTGTAAGTTTCGAGATCTGAACCTTGTCCTTAAGGTGTTCCGGTATGTCGTTTTCTGTAAGTTTTTGCGAAAGAACGATAACGGGGAGCGTGTAGTACCAGCTTGCAAAGCTCAGCGCTTTTTCGAATGTACCCCGTCCCATGATGATGCCGTCGATGTTTTTGATGAAATCATTATACCCGTGGTCTTCCTGAGGATCATCCCGGCTGATAAGCCACTGAATATCGCCATCTGGTTTAGCGATAAAGCCATCCAAACTTGTCGCAATAAATACGTGACCCGATATCATAAAACCTCTTTAAATATACAGTGTATAATAAACGAAGAATTGTCAACTTCTTGCGAAGTGTCATCCTGGCGTGTCCTGGGGCTTTAAATTTGACGTTCAGGGAAGTTTCACAGCCCCGCTAAAACATTTTTCTATTTCAAGACGAAAAGAGACGCTTTTTTTCTTAATTGTGTATACATTAGGGAAATGAATAATTTCCCTGAATTTGGTCTTTTGCCTTCTCTTCTAAAAACTCTTAAAACCCAGCGTATTTTCACTCCCACGGAAATCCAGCGAATGGCGATCCCTTTGCTGATGTCGGGCCAGTCCGTCGTCGGTGTCTCGGAAACGGGAAGTGGTAAGACTTTGACTTATGCGCTGCCACTTTTGCACATGTTGAAAAGTTTGGAAGATGACGGGCAACCGGTTCAATCCGATGCAAGTCCTCGGGCCGTCGTGATGGTGCCGACCCGCGATTTGGGTGAACAAGTGGCTAAGGTGTTTAAAACCTTCACGCATGATACGCGCTTGCGCGTGCGTCCTGCGCTGGGGGGTATGAGCATGGAACAGTCCATTCGCAATATCAGCGGTCCGTTTGAAATCCTTCTTGCAACACCAGGCCGATTGATTCAGTTGCTTGAAAAAGAATTGATTGATCTGTCAGATGTGCGTGTTTTGGTGTTTGATGAAGCCGATCAGATGCTGGACAAGGGCTTTTTGACAGACTCCAACTATATTGTGGATATGTGTCCACAGGATATTCCTTTAGCTTTGTTTTCTGCGACGGTCTCAAAAAATGTGGAAGAGATGATGAATTCCCTTTTTGCGAAAGCAGAGGTTCTGCGCAGTCAGGGCAGCGGCAAAGTCGTGCAAAGTTTGACCACCAAAAATGAAACCGTCATTGATGGACTTCGTTGGCCTCTGTTTGAAAAATTGCTTAAAAAGCCGGTTCAAGGTGGGACGATTGTCTTCGCCAATACCCGTGAACAGTGTGATAAGATCGCCAAAGAAATGCAGGACAAAGGTTACAAGTGTGTTCTTTATCGTGGCGAAATGGATAAAAATGAACGTCGTACCAATCTAAAAAAGTTCCGCAACGGCGAAGTCGACATTTTGATTTCAACCGATTTGGCGGCGCGAGGTCTGGATCTGGAGCATGTGGGCAGAGTTATCAATTATCATCTTCCCCAACAGCTTGAAAACTATCTTCACCGAGTCGGGCGAACGGCCCGCGCAGGACGTGAAGGTTTGGTGATTAATTTAGTGACGGAACGAGACTTGCCTTTGATTGCAAAAATTGAAGGTCAAGGTGCCACCGCGAAGGATCTTAAAGCTCGCTTCAAAGATAAAGACGGAAAACGTCTGCACGTAAAACGGGATGAAAAAAAGGCAGTGCCGTCGAAGCCTGTAAATTCCAAAGCGCCACAAAGAAAGCCCCCTGGAAAACCCAAGGGCCCTCCAGCCTCAAAGATGCTGGCGAGGAAATCATCGCGTTAAGCACCGATGGGGTGTGATTTTGTCTAGCGCGGCACTTTCACGGCGGTGGTAGAACTCCCTCTGTGGTATGAAATTCAAAGCTATCTAAAACTTCAACAGCGTCAGTGTTCCAGATTTGCACAGAACTGGAAATTTGTACTATCGGGGCAAGGTCGTTAGTGTTTTTAAACCAATCAGTTGCAAAAAAACGGGCTGTCTATTAACACGGTGCCAGTTCATTCAGATTCGATAGATAACATGATTGTTAAGAAGGTCACTCATGAGAAGCACGAAGATCAGTACACGATTAATACTTTTATCGCTTGGAATATTAGGAGCCGTTTCTTTAACGGTACCTTCCATGGCAAAGCAGTTGAATACGACTACTCAACCAGCAAATTCGTATTTCAATTGGATTGTTTACAACACAGCAGTTAATCCGCCCTATTTGATCTCACCCGATGAGGCGGCAGAGGCGGCCAGCGCACCGAACCTTCGTCTTGAAATTTATTTTAGGGCTCTGACTCCCTCATATCATCTTAGCCACGATGAAGCTCTTGCTGCCGCGACCCACCCGGACTTGAATGAACAGGTCTATTTCACAGCTATGACGCCTTCCTACCACCGAACGCATGCCGAGGCTTTCGAAGCCGCAACTCTTGGCGTGGATAGCCAGGTC
Encoded proteins:
- a CDS encoding dihydrofolate reductase family protein, whose translation is MISGHVFIATSLDGFIAKPDGDIQWLISRDDPQEDHGYNDFIKNIDGIIMGRGTFEKALSFASWYYTLPVIVLSQKLTENDIPEHLKDKVQISKLTPQDLMAALETKGWKRVYVDGGQTIQSFLRENLIKDMVITTVPVLIGEGRRLFGAVTDDISVKHIKTTTFPSGLVQTEYQVVR
- a CDS encoding DEAD/DEAH box helicase — encoded protein: MNNFPEFGLLPSLLKTLKTQRIFTPTEIQRMAIPLLMSGQSVVGVSETGSGKTLTYALPLLHMLKSLEDDGQPVQSDASPRAVVMVPTRDLGEQVAKVFKTFTHDTRLRVRPALGGMSMEQSIRNISGPFEILLATPGRLIQLLEKELIDLSDVRVLVFDEADQMLDKGFLTDSNYIVDMCPQDIPLALFSATVSKNVEEMMNSLFAKAEVLRSQGSGKVVQSLTTKNETVIDGLRWPLFEKLLKKPVQGGTIVFANTREQCDKIAKEMQDKGYKCVLYRGEMDKNERRTNLKKFRNGEVDILISTDLAARGLDLEHVGRVINYHLPQQLENYLHRVGRTARAGREGLVINLVTERDLPLIAKIEGQGATAKDLKARFKDKDGKRLHVKRDEKKAVPSKPVNSKAPQRKPPGKPKGPPASKMLARKSSR
- a CDS encoding TetR/AcrR family transcriptional regulator is translated as MTVKRGRPRRENGIQLETIVKAALELLEKKGPADFSLRGLATYLEVTPMALYHYFPNRAALIREISDFVYGPVVQDFASAQGRARKKTRHLLAAYYQAGLRYPNLTLIIFTTPDAFSKEAARLTNLLAELLKTTDLSPKKRQMWLDILVDFTHGSFIATAMAGKLNPARVKRQTIRYTQQLDELLSQIFVTI